A single genomic interval of Haloplasma contractile SSD-17B harbors:
- a CDS encoding AraC family transcriptional regulator, translating into MEWLERMNDCIKYLEDHIEDKLDIDALASELYISKFHLQRLFHMLTGVTIGEYVRNRKLTLAAGDLTTNNAKVIEVAYKYGYESPKSFSRAFRKLHGVSPSVAKTSTSHLKAYPKMSFQIQLKGEQDMNYKLIEKESFKVVGKGLRTTKKDGQNIKNIPSFWEDCINNGDCQRIKELNTEKPMLGVCFNHDVESVSYYIAVEKPEALNECMFEVKTIPFATWAVFESIGPMPDAIQTVTKRIFTEWFPSTG; encoded by the coding sequence ATGGAGTGGCTAGAACGAATGAATGATTGCATTAAATACCTAGAAGACCATATAGAAGATAAACTAGATATTGATGCATTAGCAAGCGAACTATATATATCTAAGTTTCATCTTCAGAGGTTATTTCATATGTTAACGGGTGTGACTATAGGTGAATATGTTCGGAATCGCAAACTCACATTGGCAGCGGGAGACTTAACAACTAACAACGCCAAAGTTATTGAGGTGGCATACAAATATGGATACGAATCACCAAAATCGTTTTCTAGAGCATTCCGTAAGTTACATGGAGTCAGTCCCAGTGTAGCCAAAACTAGCACTTCACATTTAAAGGCTTATCCTAAAATGTCCTTTCAAATACAATTAAAAGGAGAACAAGATATGAATTATAAGTTAATCGAAAAGGAATCGTTTAAGGTAGTTGGAAAAGGATTACGTACGACGAAAAAGGATGGACAGAATATTAAAAACATTCCCAGTTTTTGGGAAGACTGTATCAACAATGGAGATTGTCAGCGTATTAAGGAACTAAATACAGAGAAACCGATGTTAGGAGTATGCTTTAATCATGATGTAGAATCGGTTTCGTATTACATAGCAGTCGAGAAGCCAGAAGCGCTTAATGAATGTATGTTTGAAGTTAAGACGATTCCTTTTGCAACATGGGCAGTATTCGAATCAATCGGTCCTATGCCTGATGCCATTCAAACTGTTACAAAACGTATCTTTACTGAATGGTTTCCTTCAACTGGCTAA